Sequence from the Pecten maximus chromosome 8, xPecMax1.1, whole genome shotgun sequence genome:
actgtttagttcttaGATCGActtctttctaatagaaaaacagcaaagaaaccccgagaaaaccttgtgatttatttcttgagtattacattatttgttgatgaaatatacaggcaatacagtactacgatcaagagcatctttcatatggcattgattttgaaaattaaaaaaaggaagaaaaaaaaagtgtgcccccgtaggattcgaactcgcgtcgtgataaaaattaatgaaagactaacccattagcccactagGCTATGATGACCTTAAataaaacgggtgaatattagatatataaaattgttacagccgtgactcccgGCATTGTATTACTACTActattactgtatacactattggcacgagcgtgtattattggaaaataatacatggttttaaaccaatcaaaactggcgttgcatagcaaacatggtagaatagtgCATAATCAAGCTACGCGCCAATCGACAAAAATGGAgatcaataaaacaatgaatacGTGTATATTAAACAATAAGTATGACAATGACCATCAAATACACAATAATAAAAGGAAAATAATGTGAaagtatttatagatatatgtcaaCTGTTTTAAAAGCTAGATGGACGGCACAGACAAGATAACTTCCAATACATACATTCTATGATATTACCCGTTTCCCTAGCTTTGGTTTCCTCGTCAGTTTATTGTTTACCTGACTAGGGAGGCAAATTGTATTAATAATGTCTTCGTGATATTAATAACATACTAATTGGTTTCAattataattaagatatataaagCATCTGATTATCATTTACGGTAATGGAAACAATACCCTAACAcaatatttagataaatattcGGACAAcatatgatatactgtacatgtatatgatatcatatttaaaaattcatCTGAAGAAATGCTAACATAGAATTAGTTGAAGTTAAAAATATGTATCGATCATACACGAAATCCTTTTAAAAAGTATTATTCATAATAAGAGAATATATTTAATGGAATAATTTACCTTCAGATCAAGTGAAATAGTCTATTAATATTAGTACTGCGTGAATAAGCGCTCGCGGCGAGGTATCAGGCATCGTGGATTTTTCCACATTTGTTAACCAGCATTACTGGTCGTTgaagaaacaaaaaataatctgataatGCAATTTTGCGTTCGTGTTTAAGTAATCGCTGTCTCGTTCTTAAAGGTGACATTAACATGAGTGTCGTAAAGCACTACATCACCGACGGTGTATATTCGGATTGTCACAAAATGCATTAAATGGCAccaactataaaaaaaaaatacatacataaatgaATAACATGATTCTttttaaacaacaacaaacaaaaatgttgcAGCGTCCTTGAATTGATCGCTtatcatattattataaaatatcaaatgtagaCAGAGCACGATTAGGATTTCATAGAATATTTATCCACTTCGAATTTATAAGAGAAAATAAGAAGTCCAACCgtataaagggaggtaatcccGTAAAGTATGTAAACATTGTACACAATATACAGACGCCTAATGTTGTTTTCACAATATCACAACTTCTCCTCTGTTCTCTTAGGTTTATTGGCAGTGGAACGATCCACGTCATTGTGAGTAATTATCGCCGCATGCAAATGAAACAAGTGAAGACATTCGAATATCCATTTATATTGCGGTCATATGGCTCGATTCTGAAAAGCAAATGATTCCTGTCTAGTGACCGCATATTGAATATAGCTTGTCCGCACAATCGACACTGGCTAACCCTGCTTCTGTCAACATAACACAGTGTCCCTGGTCTGGATTTGGATTATCAGGGGCCCAGAGGATATCATCTATTTCATCTGTTCCACCATCATGCATCCATGTCGGTGAATTGTAACGTCCGGAAACGTAGAAGTTGTAGTTGTTCTCTGAAATGAAATGATTTCTACACTTTGTAAATacaaactttgttttgtttttgttttgtttttttacatcTCATGAGAACcatatttcatgaatatttacaataattgcGAAATAAGTATATCAACTAATATTAATCACTCGTGTTGGCCCCAGGTTACACAATACCTTTTCCCATTCGATCGGCGAATCGAAACCCGACCGTCTAGGTGAATGGCAAGTGTACATGTCACCACAGTGCCACTCGACCACATATCGTTATTCATTCTTGTTGACCCGGATGGAAGAGCAAGAAGGGTATGAATTTCAGAAGTGACCCTATACCATTTCACACCCGATTGGAGACCCGCGTTACCATTGCGCCATCCATCCATAactttttttatgtatataaaacaatgattaTATGTTTGGTACGATGCTGATACCGGCAATGCAAAAACAAAAgatatgtatttacattatcGCTACGTGGGACCCATTAGATAGCAAAAATaccataaataatatatgattTAGTGACACATATGACACCAGTATGGCCGTGAATCCTTATTATTTAAAACTGTCTAACAGgtaaatcaatattattttcagttttccGATAAACAAGGggtaaagttaataaaaaataattgtacATATTAATCTGCCTTTAATGGATTACTGGATAGGTTTGTAACGAAATCGATACATCCCACTTACTGAGTACATTGTTTCCAGCGATGATGGTTGTCAGACTTGCCATTTTTAATTCCGAGTCGATCCTGAACAAGCGTGTGTATTGTGCTCTACACGTTGCGGATGCGCTGACTTGGTCCTTTCTTACCTCGATGACGCTGTACAGGAAAGCACCTCCCTGTTCCTCCCTATAACCGTAGGAGTCGAGAAGACCTGAAGATGGTCAAATTAACGTTTGGTGACGAACAGAAACTTtaagacattaatatctagcAAGGTACTTTTCATCAAAAAGATTGCTACCATCCCCCTGATCGGACGTGAAAGGTCACAGGCAAACCTGTCCGACCACGCGGTATTCCGGTTTTTTCCCACAATATTAAGACCTGTTGCTTgattagatttttttcttttatcgGATAATCTGTTATCTACTGTCAATAGCTCAGGTATAGAATCTGGATATAGGTCAGACCACTAATTTCCAACAGTTAActtaaaatttaatgaattcAGACGGGGAAAGGGGCTTTAGAAATTTAACAAATCCTAACTTTACAATGAAGAACATTTACAACTAGTTAAAAAACTATTTTGGATATAAAAACTCAATATTGTCTTCCATTGTACAACCTTAACAGTATTACTAACATTCCTGATACAGATTTAGAGTACGCAATTAATGAGGGGGAAAACAATATCCTATTCATCATAGAGAAAGAAACAACAAACTCAGATTGAAAACAACCTAAGTCAAGCCATACAAGATATTGAAGAGCAGGACCAGGTAGATGCTGAAGATctagaaagaaagaaaaaggaaTTAGAAAATATCAGCCTCAAAAGATTAAGGGCAGTTTTGTTAGGTCCAGGGCAAAATGGCAAGAAAAAGGAGAAAAACCATCAAGTTAAgttttaatttagaaaaaaaggaatttcacttccaaaatattatcaaaaattGAGAAAGAGAATAATGTAGTTATTACGGAGCAGGGTGATATTCTtgattggttttgtttggtttattttgtttaatgtcctattaacagctaaggtcatttaaggacggcctcctgtgcgtgcgacatgtatgcgtgtggcgagtgcgtatgtgtgttttgggaggctgcggtatgttcatgctaagtctccttgtgataggccggaacgtttgccgatttatagtgctacctcactgaagcatactgccgaagacacacagcaggacaccccacccggtcacattatactgacaacgggcgaaccagtcgtcccactaccacaatgctgagcgctaagcaggagtagcaactaccatttttaaagactctggtatgtctcggctaggggacagaacccaaagccttcctcacagcggcgaacgttcaactaaaggccagaagcgaggcattgtcaagggagacattaggaagaagaaagttgtgcagaaagaggagaaaagataagatcccaaatttagtcgcctcttttatgaaaaattatataaagACAATGGAACAATTGAAGATGTAAATTTGATGGATTTCTTAGATACTGAAAGTGTAAGAAAATTAGATCATGGTGATTATGAAAGCTTAGAAGgcattatttatattgatgaggcAGCAAAAAGTTTGAAgaacatgaaaaataataagagcCCTGGTTCAGATGGCTTCACTATGGAATTTTTAGGTGTTTTTGGAAATATCAAGGTGGTTTTATTGTTAGGTCTATACATTTAGGATATAAGAAAGGTATGTTAACACCTACACAAAAACAAGGTATAATTACTTGAATTCCTAAGGGGGATAAACCTGGCGACCTATAACATTATTAAATAAAGTCTATAAAATTGCCTCTGGATCTATA
This genomic interval carries:
- the LOC117333777 gene encoding uncharacterized protein LOC117333777; this translates as MNTPVTSTISPNIEVISLRIKPASWYGYPVLRFDVGGCQERGINNGHSMFARKSAALSEEMIASHTVVPAMSVSTLKDCAFTCRDYVTCIAFSYETDNGINWCKGFSAWIVNPGKLSSNEAVFINQGLLDSYGYREEQGGAFLYSVIEVRKDQVSASATCRAQYTRLFRIDSELKMASLTTIIAGNNVLKNNYNFYVSGRYNSPTWMHDGGTDEIDDILWAPDNPNPDQGHCVMLTEAGLASVDCADKLYSICGH